A stretch of the Phycisphaerales bacterium genome encodes the following:
- a CDS encoding TatD family hydrolase, giving the protein MKYIDPHIHMVSRTTDDYERMALAGCVAITEPAFWAGFDRSTAQGFYDYFHLLTEQEPQRAKAYGIRHHSWICINPKESEDLVLAREVLSIIPEFLEKPNVLGVGEIGLNKNSRNELTILEEHLAIAEKHNQLVLVHTPHLEDKLKGTRLIMDAIKGNTNIDPGRVLIDHVEEHTVGAVLDAGFWAGMTLYPDTKCTPQRAVDILETYGKERIWMNSAGDWGPSDPLSVPKARLEMFRRGHQAEDVMRVTYENPVTFLGQSERFGTDV; this is encoded by the coding sequence ATGAAGTACATTGATCCTCATATTCATATGGTGTCACGCACAACCGATGACTACGAACGAATGGCACTCGCTGGCTGCGTAGCCATTACCGAGCCAGCTTTCTGGGCAGGCTTTGATCGTTCTACTGCTCAGGGTTTTTATGATTACTTCCATTTGCTTACCGAGCAAGAACCGCAACGAGCAAAGGCTTACGGTATTCGTCACCATAGTTGGATTTGCATTAACCCCAAAGAATCAGAGGACCTCGTATTAGCACGAGAGGTGCTATCGATTATTCCTGAGTTTCTAGAAAAGCCAAATGTACTGGGTGTTGGTGAGATTGGTCTTAACAAGAACAGTCGCAATGAACTGACTATTCTGGAAGAGCATCTAGCGATCGCTGAAAAGCACAATCAACTGGTGCTTGTTCATACACCGCATCTTGAAGATAAGCTCAAAGGCACGCGCTTGATCATGGACGCCATCAAAGGAAATACGAATATTGATCCTGGTCGTGTGCTCATTGATCATGTTGAAGAACACACTGTTGGCGCTGTTCTTGATGCCGGTTTTTGGGCCGGAATGACACTCTACCCAGACACCAAGTGCACCCCACAACGAGCGGTGGATATCCTAGAAACGTATGGCAAGGAACGTATCTGGATGAACTCAGCCGGCGATTGGGGGCCCAGTGATCCTCTCTCTGTGCCAAAAGCAAGACTTGAGATGTTTAGACGTGGACATCAAGCCGAGGATGTCATGCGTGTCACCTATGAGAATCCCGTTACGTTTCTTGGGCAATCCGAGCGGTTCGGCACTGATGTCTGA
- the eboE gene encoding metabolite traffic protein EboE, with product MSDHMGEERLIGYCTNVHAGTDLKQTKDNLVRYAGAVRNYRQQSTPLPIGLWLSAQSISELNDEAARDQFANWLFDNALNVYTINGFPYFDFHEPVVKHRVYNPDWSCPERATFTRHLAVLLATILPPGSEGSISTLPVAWGHATQDPTRINSAVDQLVAMSQFLAELSDRTDRLIHLDLEPEPGCVLSQSRDVAPFFEKLYKRGDSDLIYRHIRICHDICHAAVMFEEPQAPFAAYAAAGAQVGKVQVSSALTWCLKDLCPPDRILARQQLKAYAEPRYLHQTSIRRGLDGPVDFYEDLSEAFQNAGEDSCDDEWRIHFHIPIHLKAIGALGTTQSHIKAVTDLLKEQNVIYPLEIETYAWNVLPDHQGDDKLIQGIAAELEWFEDLINV from the coding sequence ATGTCTGATCACATGGGCGAGGAACGCTTGATTGGGTACTGCACCAATGTCCACGCAGGAACCGACCTCAAGCAAACCAAAGACAATTTAGTTCGTTATGCCGGAGCGGTTCGAAACTATCGCCAGCAGTCGACACCACTGCCGATTGGCTTATGGCTTTCAGCCCAATCAATCAGCGAACTTAATGATGAAGCTGCAAGGGATCAATTTGCAAACTGGCTCTTTGACAATGCACTGAACGTATACACAATCAACGGCTTTCCCTACTTTGACTTTCACGAACCAGTCGTAAAACACCGCGTCTACAATCCAGATTGGAGTTGTCCAGAGCGAGCTACTTTCACCCGTCACCTAGCCGTCTTACTTGCAACCATACTTCCTCCAGGATCTGAAGGAAGCATTTCAACACTACCGGTGGCGTGGGGTCATGCCACTCAAGATCCAACGCGTATTAATTCCGCTGTCGATCAACTTGTGGCAATGAGTCAGTTTCTAGCCGAACTATCTGACCGTACAGATCGCCTCATCCACCTCGATCTAGAGCCAGAACCTGGATGCGTTCTCTCTCAAAGTCGAGACGTCGCACCTTTTTTTGAAAAACTCTACAAACGTGGGGACAGCGATCTCATCTACCGACATATACGGATTTGTCATGACATATGCCATGCGGCAGTCATGTTTGAAGAGCCTCAAGCACCCTTTGCAGCGTATGCCGCAGCTGGCGCTCAAGTTGGCAAAGTGCAGGTTTCTTCTGCCCTGACATGGTGTCTCAAAGATCTTTGCCCACCTGATCGAATTTTAGCGAGACAACAACTCAAGGCTTATGCTGAGCCTCGTTACCTTCACCAAACCTCGATACGGCGAGGCTTAGATGGACCGGTTGATTTCTACGAAGATCTTTCAGAAGCATTTCAGAATGCTGGCGAGGATTCGTGTGATGATGAGTGGCGAATACACTTTCATATTCCAATACATCTCAAAGCAATTGGTGCATTGGGAACGACACAAAGTCATATCAAAGCTGTGACTGATCTTCTTAAAGAACAGAATGTGATCTATCCATTAGAAATTGAAACCTATGCCTGGAATGTGCTACCTGATCATCAAGGCGACGACAAACTGATCCAAGGCATTGCTGCCGAGCTTGAGTGGTTTGAGGATCTCATCAATGTCTAG
- a CDS encoding UbiA family prenyltransferase: MSSRWPSLGTLARLGRVSNLPTCASNVLVGAAIGALAVGTIDTGYLLLAIASAFLLYIGGIALNDVIDAPIDTIERSNRPIPTGKISRTMAFAFALIAMISGVAVAAAISVSSLLIASAIVICIVLYDVLHKRFIWASVLMGLCRGGLYVLGASCVAWPTPQDALLIFSAAITIYVSGLTVLARYEVRGQKQWHAYAGLLLPIPCLAPIYFFTERLELWTFITGILLILWILRASAYLFPPHRLIGKAVLGWIGALSLIDAFYLSILGQPSLVLIAGACFLWTLTGHRYISGT, from the coding sequence ATGTCTAGCAGGTGGCCGAGCCTAGGGACTCTCGCTCGTTTAGGGCGCGTCTCCAACCTTCCGACCTGCGCCAGTAATGTGCTAGTTGGCGCAGCCATTGGCGCATTAGCCGTTGGCACCATCGATACTGGATACCTATTGTTAGCTATTGCGAGCGCTTTCCTTCTCTACATTGGTGGCATTGCACTCAACGATGTAATAGATGCGCCAATCGATACTATTGAGCGTTCGAACCGCCCCATACCGACAGGCAAGATTTCCAGAACAATGGCATTTGCCTTTGCTTTGATTGCCATGATCTCAGGCGTTGCTGTGGCAGCAGCGATATCGGTTTCTTCTCTACTGATTGCCAGCGCCATCGTTATCTGCATTGTTCTCTACGACGTTCTTCATAAGAGATTCATCTGGGCCTCCGTGCTGATGGGCTTGTGTAGAGGCGGTCTTTACGTACTTGGCGCCTCTTGTGTCGCATGGCCCACACCGCAAGACGCTCTGCTCATTTTCTCGGCCGCGATCACTATTTATGTAAGCGGCTTGACTGTACTTGCAAGGTATGAGGTACGAGGCCAAAAGCAGTGGCACGCCTATGCAGGCCTACTTTTGCCAATCCCTTGCCTGGCACCGATTTACTTCTTTACAGAACGATTAGAATTATGGACGTTCATTACTGGTATTTTATTGATCTTGTGGATCCTCAGGGCGAGTGCTTACCTCTTTCCACCGCATCGGCTCATTGGCAAGGCCGTACTCGGATGGATTGGTGCATTATCATTGATTGATGCGTTTTATCTGAGCATCTTAGGGCAACCCTCTCTTGTCTTAATAGCTGGCGCCTGTTTCCTTTGGACACTCACTGGGCACCGGTACATTTCAGGAACTTGA
- a CDS encoding alkaline phosphatase family protein: MTTPTVVLNLVALSHSLLQSRAPNLQKYIGRYGARELVPVLPAVTSTVQSSMLTGLPPSKHGIVGNGWYERSLDEVRFWKQSNAIVEGKKVWDDISVGGGTTANLFWWFNMNTRADMTVTPRPMYVEDGRKIPDIHTKPAELREELQGQLGQFPLFSFWGPASSIRSSQWIADAAKTIFAAKRPDLMLVYLPHLDYALQQFGPDDPRAHHAVSEIDQVFGDLLTFFEDAKAQVICVNEYGIEPVHTAVAPNQILRHEGLLSIRDELSGERLDTSLSQAFAVVDHQVAHVYTTNDRVLDRCKTIFTNTPGIAEVLDRTGQEKVGLNHARSGDLVLISDPGFWFTYDYWINNSDAPGFARQVDIHSKPGYDPRELFLDPAIRFPKLKVGMHLLKQRLGLRSTLRVIPLDTSLVKGSHGRIDQEEGRRPLIITPHQTGSDSKRVPCTDVRQIILDHCAASS; encoded by the coding sequence ATGACAACTCCTACAGTTGTTCTCAATCTTGTTGCTTTATCACATTCATTGCTACAGAGCAGAGCGCCAAATCTACAAAAATATATTGGTCGATATGGCGCCAGAGAATTAGTACCAGTACTCCCTGCTGTTACATCGACCGTTCAGTCAAGCATGCTCACCGGCTTGCCTCCATCAAAGCACGGTATTGTCGGTAACGGTTGGTATGAACGCTCTCTCGACGAAGTCCGATTCTGGAAACAGTCCAACGCCATTGTTGAAGGCAAGAAGGTCTGGGACGACATTTCTGTAGGTGGTGGTACGACTGCAAATCTCTTCTGGTGGTTCAATATGAATACGAGGGCTGACATGACTGTCACCCCACGGCCTATGTACGTTGAAGATGGTCGAAAAATCCCTGACATTCATACAAAGCCTGCAGAGCTGCGAGAGGAACTTCAAGGTCAACTTGGACAATTTCCTCTGTTCTCATTTTGGGGACCAGCATCTTCAATTCGGTCGTCTCAGTGGATTGCCGACGCCGCAAAAACCATTTTTGCAGCGAAGCGGCCCGACCTGATGCTGGTCTATCTGCCCCACCTTGACTATGCCTTACAGCAGTTTGGACCAGATGATCCGCGTGCCCATCATGCCGTTTCAGAAATTGATCAAGTCTTTGGTGATTTACTTACATTCTTCGAAGACGCTAAGGCCCAGGTCATCTGCGTCAACGAATATGGCATCGAACCAGTCCATACTGCCGTGGCACCAAATCAGATACTTCGCCATGAAGGTCTTCTTTCCATACGAGACGAATTGAGTGGCGAACGACTCGATACCAGTCTAAGCCAGGCATTCGCGGTGGTCGATCATCAAGTAGCGCATGTCTATACAACCAATGATCGTGTGCTTGATCGCTGTAAAACCATTTTTACCAATACGCCAGGCATTGCGGAAGTTCTTGATCGCACAGGACAAGAGAAAGTAGGACTTAATCACGCGCGAAGTGGTGATCTTGTCTTAATTTCAGATCCTGGTTTTTGGTTCACGTACGACTATTGGATCAATAATAGTGATGCGCCAGGATTCGCGCGACAAGTCGATATACATAGCAAACCTGGCTACGACCCCAGAGAACTCTTTTTGGACCCCGCTATTCGTTTTCCAAAATTGAAGGTCGGCATGCACCTGCTTAAACAGCGCCTTGGGCTACGCTCTACATTGCGAGTCATTCCATTAGATACATCGTTGGTCAAAGGATCCCATGGCCGTATTGATCAAGAAGAAGGCCGAAGGCCATTGATCATAACGCCCCATCAGACCGGCTCTGATTCTAAGCGCGTCCCTTGTACGGACGTACGCCAGATCATCTTGGATCACTGTGCCGCATCTTCCTGA
- a CDS encoding metal ABC transporter permease: MTWDSIDTWIVVIGILTGMSSALLGSYLLLRRMSLMGDAISHAILPGLAIAFLMTTSRGSIPMFIGAAVLGVLTAVITQLLHRNGKIEENASLGVVFTTMFALGLVLIALFANKIHLDASCVLYGNIVLATLDQVSLWGWMVPRAAVVLFVVLLIDVAVVAILFKELRITSFDPAMADTVGFNPWICQYILMSLVAVTAVAAFEVVGSILVVAMIIVPPATAYLLTDRLIPLLLLSVLIGAVAAGLGHVAAITVPGWIGYQDTETAGMMAVLTGVLFLLALLGGPRYGILGRIFFRVNLSLRIAREDVLGFLYRAEEMSSQQSPAWQSHSISQAVGTSSSLTRLALGGLRRSDQIERSGSSWTLTKQGRIRAATLVRSHRLWETYLAKHFDVPVDHVHRAAMDLEHITDPVMQAALAKEVDNPSEDPHGKPLPKPIDQEDAAQ; encoded by the coding sequence ATGACATGGGATAGCATTGACACTTGGATTGTTGTCATTGGCATACTGACGGGTATGTCCAGTGCACTGTTGGGTAGCTATCTACTGTTGCGTCGAATGAGTTTGATGGGCGATGCGATTAGTCACGCAATACTGCCAGGATTGGCTATCGCATTCTTAATGACGACAAGCCGAGGTAGCATTCCGATGTTCATCGGTGCTGCAGTTCTGGGTGTATTGACTGCGGTCATTACTCAGTTGCTTCATCGAAATGGAAAGATTGAAGAAAATGCTTCGCTTGGTGTCGTCTTCACCACGATGTTTGCGTTGGGGTTGGTTCTTATTGCGCTGTTTGCAAATAAGATTCACTTAGATGCTTCTTGTGTGCTGTATGGAAATATTGTTTTAGCAACGCTAGATCAAGTATCACTATGGGGATGGATGGTGCCTAGAGCAGCTGTTGTGCTTTTTGTGGTACTTCTGATTGATGTGGCAGTCGTTGCAATTCTGTTTAAAGAGCTCCGTATCACATCATTTGATCCTGCGATGGCAGACACAGTTGGTTTTAACCCCTGGATTTGTCAGTACATTCTCATGTCATTGGTGGCGGTGACTGCAGTGGCAGCGTTTGAAGTTGTGGGAAGCATTCTTGTCGTCGCAATGATTATTGTGCCGCCTGCAACGGCTTATCTACTAACCGATCGACTGATTCCATTGCTTCTTCTGTCTGTATTGATAGGGGCTGTTGCGGCTGGGTTGGGACATGTTGCAGCTATCACAGTACCTGGTTGGATTGGTTATCAAGATACAGAAACGGCGGGCATGATGGCGGTGTTAACCGGTGTGCTATTTCTACTCGCATTATTAGGAGGGCCTCGATATGGCATACTGGGACGAATTTTTTTCCGAGTGAACTTGTCGCTTCGAATTGCAAGAGAAGACGTGCTGGGGTTTTTGTATCGAGCTGAAGAAATGAGTTCTCAACAATCTCCAGCGTGGCAATCTCATTCGATTAGCCAAGCTGTAGGCACTTCCTCTAGTCTGACAAGACTGGCACTTGGCGGTTTGCGTCGGAGTGATCAAATTGAACGATCCGGATCATCATGGACCCTCACCAAGCAAGGCCGAATCCGTGCAGCGACCCTCGTGAGATCCCATCGATTATGGGAAACATATCTGGCGAAGCATTTTGATGTTCCAGTTGATCATGTCCACCGCGCGGCCATGGATTTGGAGCATATCACTGACCCTGTGATGCAAGCGGCACTGGCTAAGGAAGTGGATAATCCGAGTGAAGACCCTCATGGAAAGCCACTGCCCAAACCAATAGATCAGGAAGATGCGGCACAGTGA
- a CDS encoding iron chelate uptake ABC transporter family permease subunit, protein MAGLAILLFAETSFANAMASQSTNSFVDQILRTISLRDYNTRLVLTGTTLLGVASGVMGTYMLLRRRSLIGDALGHATFPGIALAFIVMVAIGGEGKSLPGLLVGAAVTGLLGVGAVVFIRHWTRIKEDAALGIVLSVWFGFGVALMGLVQSMPGADAAGLESFIYGKTASMVQSDAILIAATAVAIVVVCALLSKEFAILSFDIDLARTQGWPLIKIDMIMMLLVTVVVVVGLQAVGLILVVALLIIPAVAARFWTQRLRYMIWIAALVGALSGLVGAAFSSLFARLPAGAIIVLTGACIFVLSLVFGTHRGMLVLLIRRRRLNKRIRYQHLLRALWESGEILESQSNHDGDIEWNWLLKQRVWSERTLHRLLSSASRKGLVSFDTAAKIARLTDRGRNEAARVVRNHRLWELYLIHYADIAPSHVDRDADDVEHVIGSELVRELEKAIRDSGDGMLPPESPHKLEIQL, encoded by the coding sequence ATGGCTGGTCTAGCCATTTTGTTGTTTGCTGAAACGTCTTTCGCAAATGCAATGGCCTCACAGAGCACCAATAGTTTTGTTGATCAGATTTTGCGCACAATCAGCCTTCGAGATTACAACACACGACTTGTACTGACTGGAACGACACTCTTGGGTGTTGCTTCTGGTGTGATGGGCACCTACATGTTACTGCGTCGTCGATCACTGATTGGTGATGCCCTTGGACATGCGACCTTCCCCGGCATTGCTTTGGCGTTCATAGTGATGGTAGCGATCGGAGGGGAAGGTAAATCATTGCCTGGACTTCTCGTCGGCGCGGCCGTGACCGGATTACTTGGTGTCGGCGCCGTTGTCTTTATTCGACATTGGACTCGCATTAAAGAAGATGCCGCCTTAGGCATTGTGCTGAGTGTTTGGTTTGGGTTTGGCGTGGCACTGATGGGTTTAGTGCAATCCATGCCAGGGGCTGATGCCGCTGGACTTGAGTCTTTTATTTATGGCAAGACAGCTTCAATGGTGCAAAGTGATGCCATTCTTATTGCTGCAACGGCCGTGGCGATTGTCGTTGTATGCGCTTTGTTGTCTAAAGAGTTTGCGATACTGAGCTTCGATATTGATCTTGCTCGGACACAGGGATGGCCACTGATCAAAATCGACATGATCATGATGCTGCTCGTAACCGTTGTCGTTGTTGTTGGCTTGCAGGCGGTAGGACTCATTCTGGTTGTCGCGTTGTTAATTATTCCCGCTGTTGCAGCTCGATTTTGGACGCAACGGCTCCGCTACATGATTTGGATTGCAGCCTTAGTTGGTGCACTCAGTGGTCTGGTGGGGGCGGCTTTCAGTAGTCTTTTTGCTCGTTTGCCAGCGGGCGCCATCATTGTCTTGACAGGCGCGTGTATCTTTGTGCTGAGCCTGGTGTTTGGGACACATCGTGGCATGTTGGTCTTGCTTATTCGTAGACGGCGACTGAACAAGCGTATTCGATACCAGCATCTCTTGCGTGCTCTTTGGGAGAGCGGCGAGATTCTCGAAAGTCAATCGAATCATGATGGTGACATTGAATGGAATTGGTTGCTCAAGCAGCGCGTATGGAGTGAGCGAACGTTGCACCGATTGCTCAGTTCAGCAAGCCGTAAAGGGCTCGTGTCTTTTGATACAGCTGCAAAGATCGCGCGGTTGACAGATCGTGGTAGAAATGAGGCTGCAAGAGTGGTGCGCAATCACCGTTTGTGGGAGTTGTATTTAATTCACTATGCAGACATTGCGCCATCGCATGTGGATCGTGATGCTGATGACGTTGAGCATGTAATCGGATCAGAATTGGTTCGTGAGTTAGAAAAAGCAATTCGAGATTCAGGTGATGGGATGCTTCCGCCAGAAAGCCCACATAAGCTTGAGATTCAATTATGA
- a CDS encoding ABC transporter ATP-binding protein: MSTKPPSDKALIKAHIGSRRTGRDELPPGEEHHPDSPLSIHDMTVAYHRKPVLWDVDYDAPAGKMIGIVGPNGAGKSTLLKAALGLVPKASGRVLFFGSPYRTQRDRVAYVPQRESVDWDFPINALEVVTMGRYGKIGWMRPVSKKHRRIAMDALDRVGMSDLAKRQINQLSGGQQQRVFLARALAQEASLYLMDEPLAGVDAATEYTIVNVLRELRDAGASVMVVHHDLQTVTQYFDEVLLLNMRMVASGKTSDVFTHENLRKTYGGRLTLLDQAAEALARAGE, translated from the coding sequence ATGAGCACCAAGCCCCCCTCAGATAAGGCGCTCATTAAGGCGCATATTGGGTCACGGCGTACAGGTCGAGATGAGCTACCTCCCGGAGAAGAGCATCATCCTGATTCTCCATTATCAATACATGATATGACAGTTGCTTATCACCGTAAGCCGGTGCTCTGGGATGTTGACTACGACGCACCAGCGGGCAAAATGATCGGCATTGTTGGGCCCAATGGAGCGGGCAAGAGCACGCTGCTAAAGGCAGCGCTTGGTTTGGTTCCAAAGGCTTCGGGGCGGGTGCTGTTTTTTGGAAGTCCGTATCGGACTCAACGTGATCGTGTTGCCTATGTACCACAGCGAGAAAGTGTTGATTGGGACTTTCCAATCAATGCGCTTGAAGTGGTCACGATGGGGCGATACGGAAAAATCGGTTGGATGAGGCCGGTTTCTAAAAAGCATCGACGTATAGCGATGGATGCACTCGACCGCGTTGGAATGAGCGATCTTGCCAAGCGGCAAATCAATCAACTTTCTGGCGGCCAGCAGCAACGCGTCTTTTTGGCCAGAGCACTCGCTCAAGAAGCGTCACTCTATCTCATGGATGAGCCGCTCGCTGGCGTTGACGCGGCAACGGAGTACACCATTGTTAATGTCTTACGAGAACTACGTGACGCAGGCGCATCTGTCATGGTGGTTCATCACGACCTACAGACTGTGACTCAGTATTTTGATGAAGTCCTGCTCCTCAATATGCGAATGGTGGCATCAGGGAAGACGAGTGACGTTTTTACGCACGAGAATCTTCGAAAGACCTATGGCGGCCGTCTTACACTTCTAGACCAAGCAGCTGAAGCCCTGGCTCGCGCAGGTGAGTAG
- a CDS encoding zinc ABC transporter substrate-binding protein, producing the protein MARLKTSFEFCSDWCVLSLVSVSLLSLLAFTQETSAVQDRSERQVEAVATIGMVGDIARNVGGQWVNVVDLVPTGVDPHLYKATRSDVRTLINSDIVFYSGLMLEGRMGDILVQVARDGKPVYAVTELIDPEMLLEPEEFEGHYDPHVWMDVSVWMRTVDIVCKALIDIDPAHADDFRKNAAAYQEKLRKLDEYAATSIASIPYSGRKLITAHDAFNYFSRRYEVDVMGIQGISTASEAGLHDINSLIDVVVADKIKAIFVESSISDKNVRAIIEGAQARGHEIELGGVLFSDAMGPDGSYEGTYIGMMDHNVTTITRGLGGQAPKGGMQGKLRVADEEKEEEKEEEKEEAPAK; encoded by the coding sequence ATGGCTCGTTTGAAGACATCTTTTGAATTCTGCTCAGATTGGTGCGTGCTTTCGTTGGTATCAGTGTCTCTGCTGTCCCTGTTGGCCTTCACACAAGAGACGTCAGCTGTACAAGATCGTTCTGAGCGGCAAGTTGAGGCTGTTGCAACGATCGGCATGGTTGGAGATATTGCTCGGAATGTGGGTGGTCAGTGGGTCAATGTTGTTGACCTTGTTCCGACAGGCGTCGATCCGCACCTCTACAAAGCAACCCGCAGTGATGTGCGTACGCTCATAAACTCCGACATCGTGTTTTATTCAGGCTTGATGTTAGAAGGTCGTATGGGCGACATATTGGTGCAAGTTGCACGCGATGGTAAACCGGTCTACGCAGTCACAGAATTAATCGATCCAGAGATGCTATTGGAGCCCGAAGAATTTGAAGGTCACTATGACCCACATGTTTGGATGGATGTTTCAGTGTGGATGCGTACCGTAGATATAGTCTGTAAAGCACTTATTGATATTGATCCTGCACATGCCGATGATTTTAGGAAAAATGCTGCGGCATACCAAGAGAAGCTCAGGAAATTAGATGAATATGCAGCAACTTCAATTGCATCAATTCCTTACTCTGGTCGGAAGTTGATTACTGCTCATGATGCATTCAATTATTTTAGTCGCCGATACGAAGTTGATGTCATGGGTATTCAAGGTATTTCGACAGCTTCTGAAGCAGGCTTGCACGACATTAATTCATTGATTGATGTTGTTGTCGCTGACAAGATCAAAGCGATTTTTGTTGAATCAAGTATCTCTGATAAGAATGTGAGGGCCATCATAGAAGGGGCGCAGGCGAGGGGGCATGAAATAGAGTTGGGTGGGGTTCTCTTTTCTGATGCCATGGGCCCCGACGGAAGTTATGAGGGGACCTACATTGGAATGATGGATCACAACGTGACGACCATTACGCGTGGGCTTGGCGGCCAGGCGCCCAAGGGTGGAATGCAAGGCAAACTTCGGGTTGCTGATGAAGAGAAAGAGGAAGAGAAAGAGGAAGAGAAAGAGGAAGCTCCCGCAAAATGA